In Amblyraja radiata isolate CabotCenter1 chromosome 38, sAmbRad1.1.pri, whole genome shotgun sequence, a genomic segment contains:
- the LOC116966820 gene encoding zinc finger protein 239-like — translation MSFKTTNDLKIHCNLLEHQHTHSGERPYTCAQCGKGFTHSTRLLSHQRVHSSERPFGCSDCGKSFKTTQELKVHRRVHTGEKPYGCSTCGKSFTRLSGLWVHRRVHSSERPFTCSECSKGFKSSPELKVHRRLHTGERPYTCSDCGMGFTHYQSLLDHRRTHTGERPYTCAQCGKGFTRSNNLASHQRTHSGERPYTCAQCGKGFTRSTKLLEHQRTHTGDRPYTCAQCGNGFTSSTRLLSHQQVHDGGEHFAMASHTLAHLRVHTSGQPYDCPCCSEVFDCSQGLRQHPLRAHAGEQLLPQRQVFQETTGAAGASTDTHRGETLCVR, via the exons atgaGCTTCAAGACGACGAATGACCTGAAGATCCACTG caacctgctggagcATCAGCACACCCAttccggtgagcgcccctacacctgcgcccagtgtggcaagggcttcacccactccaccaggctgctgtctcaccagcgggtgcactccagcgagaggcccttcggctgctccgactgcggcaagagcttcaagacgacgCAAGAGCTGAAAGTCcatcggcgggtgcacacgggcgagaagccctatggctgctccacctgcggcaagagctttacccggTTGTCAGGGCTGTgggtgcaccggcgggtgcatagcagtgagcggcccttcacttgCTCCGAGTGCAGCAAAGGCTTTAAGTCGTCGCCAgaactgaaggtgcacaggcgcctacACACCGGGGAGCGACCCTACACCTGCAGTGACTGCGGCATGGGCTTCACCCACTACCAAAGCCTGCTGGATCAccggcgcacccacaccggcgagcgcccctacacctgcgcccagtgtggcaagggcttcacccgctccaacaaCCTTGCGTCCCACCAACGCACCCACAGCGGGGAgaggccctacacctgcgcccagtgtggcaagggcttcacccgctccaccaagctgctggagcaccagcgcacccacaccggcgaccgcccctacacctgcgcccagtgcggcaatggCTTCACCAGCTCCACTAGGTTGCTGTCTCACCAACAGGTGCACGATGGCGGAGagcactttgccatggcctcccacaccCTGGCTCACCTGcgtgtgcacaccagtggccagccctacgactgtccGTGCTGCAGTGAGGTGTTTGACTGCTCgcaggggttgcggcagcacccccTGCGAGCCCATGCCggtgagcagctgctcccacagcGGCAAGTGTTTCAAGAGACCAcaggggctgcgggagcatcAACAGATACACACCggggagagaccctttgtgtgcgctga